From the Chiroxiphia lanceolata isolate bChiLan1 chromosome Z, bChiLan1.pri, whole genome shotgun sequence genome, one window contains:
- the FAM169A gene encoding soluble lamin-associated protein of 75 kDa isoform X2, with the protein MSFPVDILNNCSHEDLESSAEDFLFDLRWGKLNCPTFFSLPDHRKVPISLSTVGYVPLYGEEQTHKVLALFAPWDSLTAVALYLADQWWSIDDIVKTSVPARQGLHQVQSVGERIVLYVLNRIIYRTQEMEENEIPFLCHGSSHYAKIMWKKGEAIGFYSVKPAGSVCNSFFHQKYKLTVLDTMFVRKKHRGKDSGLIMLEDFVDSFTEGPLGLRYPLSSFVYTACKQYLEKYPADKNLLWQVEGAGGWFQRKSIMSIVQKENLKIAEASKKENNSLQTEDKLSQSAVSEASGQRTERTELETQLNANSQKGKESTAVHASTSEEPYTSHVPVWTRSGQLKRQGINKHRQQPESETSKGDDENALTASKSRPELLAHTSESSEDLVEVPKVDTVEKDEEIIVENEDQSVLEAELHTSPPEKQNEKEETPSEPLNGEVAEETGKTSLMAEEETANEVLSGESKLQSESQGKEPLTLFVPLILESPAKSSEDSVSEKVLNENDSEAMTEEVTSVEKEGIGEQQESEKTTTENASASASKEELSDNSLPNSVVTEAAEESLSENLPASLEVQNEETGHNSQEAPVALSQSSLIVVELEGVSFQQPAGQEGQKNQLEEPSEESTEQTDHYTQTVAERAADSSSEEAEIEVPVVDRRNLRRKAKGYKGPPKKKGKPA; encoded by the exons GTTCCTATTAGCTTGTCAACTGTGGGCTATGTTCCTCTTTATGGTGAAGAGCAGACACACAAAGTTCTTGCGCTGTTTGCACCATGGGACTCGCTCACAG CTGTAGCCCTGTATCTTGCTGACCAGTGGTGGTCGATTGATGACATTGTGAAAACATCTGTCCCTGCTAGACAGGGGCTTCATCAG GTGCAGTCTGTTGGAGAGAGAATTGTTCTCTATGTTCTGAATCGAATTATCTATCGAACgcaagaaatggaagaaaatgagatcCCATTTCTCTGTCATGGAAGCAGTCACTATGCTAAGATCATGTGGAAAAAAGGAGAGGCTATTGGGTTCTATTCTGTTAAACCTGCAG GAAGTGTTTGTAACTCATTTTTTCATCAGAAGTATAAACTGACCGTGCTAGACACAATGTTTGTGAGAAAGAAACATCGTGGGAAAGACTCTGGGCTAATCATGTTGGAAGACTTTGTGGATTCCTTTACTGAAGGGCCTCTTGGCCTACGATACCCACTGTCATCCTTTGTGTATACAG CTTGTAAGCAGTATCTTGAGAAGTACCCTGCAGATAAAAACCTTTTGTGGCAagtggagggagcaggaggttggTTCCAAAGAAAGTCTATTATGTCTATAgtgcaaaaggaaaatctcaAAATTGCAG AGGcctcaaagaaggaaaataacagtTTGCAAACAGAGGATAAGCTTAGTCAGTCTGCAGTATCTGAAGCAAGTGGACAGAGGACTGAGAGGACTGAGCTAGAAACACAGCTAAAT GCTAACTCGCAAAAAGGTAAAGAATCAACAGCTGTCCATGCAAGCACATCTGAAG AGCCTTACACAAGTCATGTTCCTGTCTGGACGCGAAGTGGTCAATTAAAACGTCAGGGTATAAATAAACATAGACAGCAACCTGAATCTGAAACTTCCAAAGGAGATGATGAAAATGCTCTTACTGCGTCCAAAAGCAG GCCAGAACTTCTTGCCCACACATCTGAAAGCTCTGAAGACTTGGTAGAAGTACCTAAGGTGGATACTGTTGAGAAGGATGAGGAAATAATTGTTGAAAACGAGGACCAGTCTGTGTTAGAAGCGGAGCTACATACATCACCCCCCGAGAAACAGAATGAGAAGGAG gaaactCCATCAGAACCTCTTAATGGTGAGGTAGCAGAAGAAACTGGTAAGACCTCACTTATGGCTGAAGAGGAAACAGCAAATGAAGTTCTGAGTGGCGAGTCAAAATTACAGTCTGAGAGTCAAGGAAAAGAACCCTTAACACTGTTTGTTCCATTAATCCTTGAGTCTCCAGCAAAATCTTCAGAAGACAGTGTATCAGAAAAG gttttaaatgaaaatgattCAGAAGCGATGACTGAAGAAGTTACGTCAGTAGAGAAGGAGGGCATTGGAGAACAGCAAGAATCTGAAAAGACCACCACTGAAAATGCATCTGCTTCAGCATCAAAGGAGGAGCTCTCTGACAATAGCCTGCCTAACTCTGTGGTAACTGAAGCAGCTGAAGAATCTCTTTCTGAAAACTTACCTGCCTCATTGGAAGTTCAAAATGAGGAAACAGGGCACAACTCACAGGAGGCCCCTGTTGCCTTGAGTCAGAGCTCTTTGATAGTGGTTGAACTTGAGGGTGTTTCTTTTCAGCAGCCTGCTGGACAGGAAGGACAGAAGAACCAGTTGGAAGAGCCCTCAGAAGAGTCTACAGAACAGACGGATCACTACACGCAGACAGTGGCAGAGCGGgctgctgacagcagctctgaggaagCAGAAATTGAGGTACCTGTTGTAGATCGGAGAAACTTGCGAAGAAAGGCCAAAGGCTATAAAGGTCCAcccaagaaaaaaggaaagccggcttaa
- the FAM169A gene encoding soluble lamin-associated protein of 75 kDa isoform X1, with amino-acid sequence MSFPVDILNNCSHEDLESSAEDFLFDLRWGKLNCPTFFSLPDHRKVPISLSTVGYVPLYGEEQTHKVLALFAPWDSLTAVALYLADQWWSIDDIVKTSVPARQGLHQVQSVGERIVLYVLNRIIYRTQEMEENEIPFLCHGSSHYAKIMWKKGEAIGFYSVKPAGSVCNSFFHQKYKLTVLDTMFVRKKHRGKDSGLIMLEDFVDSFTEGPLGLRYPLSSFVYTACKQYLEKYPADKNLLWQVEGAGGWFQRKSIMSIVQKENLKIAAEASKKENNSLQTEDKLSQSAVSEASGQRTERTELETQLNANSQKGKESTAVHASTSEEPYTSHVPVWTRSGQLKRQGINKHRQQPESETSKGDDENALTASKSRPELLAHTSESSEDLVEVPKVDTVEKDEEIIVENEDQSVLEAELHTSPPEKQNEKEETPSEPLNGEVAEETGKTSLMAEEETANEVLSGESKLQSESQGKEPLTLFVPLILESPAKSSEDSVSEKVLNENDSEAMTEEVTSVEKEGIGEQQESEKTTTENASASASKEELSDNSLPNSVVTEAAEESLSENLPASLEVQNEETGHNSQEAPVALSQSSLIVVELEGVSFQQPAGQEGQKNQLEEPSEESTEQTDHYTQTVAERAADSSSEEAEIEVPVVDRRNLRRKAKGYKGPPKKKGKPA; translated from the exons GTTCCTATTAGCTTGTCAACTGTGGGCTATGTTCCTCTTTATGGTGAAGAGCAGACACACAAAGTTCTTGCGCTGTTTGCACCATGGGACTCGCTCACAG CTGTAGCCCTGTATCTTGCTGACCAGTGGTGGTCGATTGATGACATTGTGAAAACATCTGTCCCTGCTAGACAGGGGCTTCATCAG GTGCAGTCTGTTGGAGAGAGAATTGTTCTCTATGTTCTGAATCGAATTATCTATCGAACgcaagaaatggaagaaaatgagatcCCATTTCTCTGTCATGGAAGCAGTCACTATGCTAAGATCATGTGGAAAAAAGGAGAGGCTATTGGGTTCTATTCTGTTAAACCTGCAG GAAGTGTTTGTAACTCATTTTTTCATCAGAAGTATAAACTGACCGTGCTAGACACAATGTTTGTGAGAAAGAAACATCGTGGGAAAGACTCTGGGCTAATCATGTTGGAAGACTTTGTGGATTCCTTTACTGAAGGGCCTCTTGGCCTACGATACCCACTGTCATCCTTTGTGTATACAG CTTGTAAGCAGTATCTTGAGAAGTACCCTGCAGATAAAAACCTTTTGTGGCAagtggagggagcaggaggttggTTCCAAAGAAAGTCTATTATGTCTATAgtgcaaaaggaaaatctcaAAATTGCAG CAGAGGcctcaaagaaggaaaataacagtTTGCAAACAGAGGATAAGCTTAGTCAGTCTGCAGTATCTGAAGCAAGTGGACAGAGGACTGAGAGGACTGAGCTAGAAACACAGCTAAAT GCTAACTCGCAAAAAGGTAAAGAATCAACAGCTGTCCATGCAAGCACATCTGAAG AGCCTTACACAAGTCATGTTCCTGTCTGGACGCGAAGTGGTCAATTAAAACGTCAGGGTATAAATAAACATAGACAGCAACCTGAATCTGAAACTTCCAAAGGAGATGATGAAAATGCTCTTACTGCGTCCAAAAGCAG GCCAGAACTTCTTGCCCACACATCTGAAAGCTCTGAAGACTTGGTAGAAGTACCTAAGGTGGATACTGTTGAGAAGGATGAGGAAATAATTGTTGAAAACGAGGACCAGTCTGTGTTAGAAGCGGAGCTACATACATCACCCCCCGAGAAACAGAATGAGAAGGAG gaaactCCATCAGAACCTCTTAATGGTGAGGTAGCAGAAGAAACTGGTAAGACCTCACTTATGGCTGAAGAGGAAACAGCAAATGAAGTTCTGAGTGGCGAGTCAAAATTACAGTCTGAGAGTCAAGGAAAAGAACCCTTAACACTGTTTGTTCCATTAATCCTTGAGTCTCCAGCAAAATCTTCAGAAGACAGTGTATCAGAAAAG gttttaaatgaaaatgattCAGAAGCGATGACTGAAGAAGTTACGTCAGTAGAGAAGGAGGGCATTGGAGAACAGCAAGAATCTGAAAAGACCACCACTGAAAATGCATCTGCTTCAGCATCAAAGGAGGAGCTCTCTGACAATAGCCTGCCTAACTCTGTGGTAACTGAAGCAGCTGAAGAATCTCTTTCTGAAAACTTACCTGCCTCATTGGAAGTTCAAAATGAGGAAACAGGGCACAACTCACAGGAGGCCCCTGTTGCCTTGAGTCAGAGCTCTTTGATAGTGGTTGAACTTGAGGGTGTTTCTTTTCAGCAGCCTGCTGGACAGGAAGGACAGAAGAACCAGTTGGAAGAGCCCTCAGAAGAGTCTACAGAACAGACGGATCACTACACGCAGACAGTGGCAGAGCGGgctgctgacagcagctctgaggaagCAGAAATTGAGGTACCTGTTGTAGATCGGAGAAACTTGCGAAGAAAGGCCAAAGGCTATAAAGGTCCAcccaagaaaaaaggaaagccggcttaa
- the NSA2 gene encoding ribosome biogenesis protein NSA2 homolog, producing the protein MPQNEHIELHRKRYGYRLDYHERRRKKEGREAHERSRKAKKMIGLKAKLYHKQRHAEKIQMKKTIKMHEKRNTKQKSDEKTPKGAVPAYLLDREGQSRAKVLSNMIKQKRKEKAGKWEVPVPKVRAQGETEVLKVIRTGKRKKKAWKRMVTKVCFVGDGFTRKPPKYERFIRPMGLRFKKAHVTHPELKATFCLPILGVKKNPSSPLYTTLGVITKGTVIEVNVSELGLVTQGGKVIWGKYAQVTNNPENDGCINAVLLV; encoded by the exons ATG CCGCAGAACGAGCACATCGAGCTGCACCGCAAGCGCTATGGGTACCGGCTGGACTACCACGAGAGGCGCAGGAAGAAGGAGGGCCGGGAGGCGCACGAGCGGTCCCGCAAGGCCAAGAAGATGATCGGGCTGAAGGCCAAGCTCTACCACAAGCAGCGGCATGCCGAGAAGATACAGATGAAGAAGAC caTTAAAATGCATgagaagagaaatacaaagcaaaagagTGATGAAAAAACACCCAAGGGAGCTGTACCAGCATACCTGCTGGACAGAGAGGGCCAGTCCCGGGCTAAGGTTCTCTCTAACATgatcaaacagaaaagaaaagaaaaagct GGGAAATGGGAGGTTCCTGTGCCAAAGGTCCGTGCACAAGGGGAAACAGAAGTTTTGAAAGTGATTCgtacaggaaagagaaagaagaaggcCTGGAAGAGAATGGTtacaaaagtttgttttgttggagATGGCTTTACTAGGAAGCCTCCTAAATACGAGCGATTCATTCGACCTATG GGCTTACGTTTCAAGAAGGCACATGTGACACATCCCGAACTTAAAGCCACTTTTTGCCTACCTATCCTTGGTGTAAAAAAGAATCCATCTTCTCCTTTGTATACGACACTTGGTGTAATTACCAAGGGTACCGTCATTGAGGTTAACGTGAGTGAGCTTGGCCTTGTGACACAAGGGGGCAAAGTTATTTGGG GGAAATATGCACAAGTAACAAACAATCCGGAAAACGATGGCTGTATTAATGCAGTTCTACTTGTTTAA